Sequence from the Colletotrichum higginsianum IMI 349063 chromosome 6, whole genome shotgun sequence genome:
gccgtcCACGGATCATGTTGGCGCATAGTAGTCGTCGAAGCCTTCGGACGTAAAATCTTTTGCATGACGGACGGGTTGTGAGGGTGGGAGTCGCTAGGGGTCTTTGGGACGGAGGCTGAGGTCCAATTCTCACTCTTGGTTCTGTCATGGCCGAGGCTCGCGGCCgagctcttcctcctccgtgATTCGAGATACGAGTTGTTAGCCTTCACCGACGGGCTCGGGCTAttcttggccgagctcaGATTGCCAACTGTCGCAGAAATGGGCAACCGAGGCGGTGGCATTTGTTCTTTGCTAATGCTGCGTTCCACTACCTTTTCCGAAGTGTTGGCCTTGGAATCGCTCTTGGATGTGTTTCGCTTCCAAGACAAGCTCAGCTTCCTACGCAGAGAGCTCATTGAGGACGGAGTGGGCGGCTCTTCCGGGTCGGAGACCGGTGGCGTGGGAGACTTTCCCTTGACAGCCCGTTGGGCACGGGGACCAGAAGGCTTCAGATGAGGCTTCACTTCGAGGGGTTCTGTGGTGCTTCCCAGGTCGCCCGTCTGCGACCTCTTCAAGAAAGCGGGGTCCGCACCTGGCTTGGGCACGGAGGAGGATAGGAACGGAGACACGCTAGGCTTTCTGGTCGGCTTGAACGGAACCGGTACTGGCACTGCCGCGAACGACTCGGAGGAGCTGGTACCTTCGGCGCCAGATGCACTATCGAGCCGAGTATGGTACACAGTACTATTGCTTCGCAGGTTTGGCACGTCGGATTTTTCGTCGGTTCGGTTTCTTgagaagaaagagctctTCGACGCGGTCATGGGAGTAGTCGGCGTCTTTGCGATGATGCGCGATGGAGGTGGGCTCAGGTTTCTGTCGGGACCATTTTGACCCAGCGCTGCGATTTTCGCGCTTGTGGAAGGGTTCAGCGGGCCAACAGTAATTGGAGGCAATCGCACGGGCTGGGGATTCCTTCTCGATTGAGATGATACATTCCCCTTCTTTTCGGCGTCCAGGGCGGCCGCATTCGTCGACTTTCGGGTACTAGCCTTTCGTGACACCGTGACAGCAGGTTCGGGGAGCGAAGGGATGGAGAAGCTGCCAGTCGAGTTACTATTGATGCTGCTAGCGTCGGCTGCGAGATTGGCTTTCCGCTTGTCCAAAAACGACGCCTCTGTGGCCGAATGCTGTGGTGACTCGTACGCTTTCGGAATAGCAGGCACAGGCGGaacctcctcttcgtcttcggcggaATGGGAGTTATGATTATGCGTAGTTGATGACTTTGGTGCCGGTAGCCGCGACGCACCTCCCGCGGCAGGGACTCGGGGTTGAATGGAGCCTGTCGAGGTTCGAACGGTATTGAAACTGTTGGTCGAGGTGATGGAGAGGCCAGAGCTGTAAGATTTTCTGTTGATGTCGGGGGTCGTTCGGGACGAAGACGGTGTGGCAGACGCCTTTCGCGGTATCATGGACGGCGATCTGGAGTGCTCTCGATGCTCTCGATGCTCgagcggcggaggaggcggcgcgtTGGCCGCCTGGTTGAGACTTGGAGGTTGGTGCATGGACATGCGCTTCATTCTCCGCGTGTCTGTAGGACTGATAGTCCTGGCACCCAGTCCGCTTGCGTGCGATGCGTGCGGCATTCCGGGCATGACGGACTGCCTTCTTGACTGCGTCGAACCGCTGTTGTTTCCTTTGCTACCACCTCGAGGGGATCGTGGGGAAATGGTCGAGAGGCGAGTGCTGTCTGGCGTCGACAGATTGGCGGTGTTGGCCCGGGGGAGCGGTTGATGCATCGATTTAGCTTTGGTGGCTCTGCTGTTGGCGAGGTTCCGTGGGGTCTCGAACCCAACGCCAGCACCGGCATCAATCGAGGCCCGAGTCAAATCGGTTGCACCGCCAGTGTTAGCCATCAGACTTGGTCTTCTCCGCTGCGCGGTACGACTGCCAAAGTCCGTCTCAACGACACCGGAACCAATAGACTTCCTGGGGGGTTTTGCAATGTTGGTATTAGATACTGGGGGATAATGGCTCTGTCTCCGAGGTCTCGCAGACGAGGGGCCCGTGGATGCATCTGCAACAGACGAAGGCCCAGAAGCAGTGGACGAAATGCTCGGTTGCCTGCTGGAGGTGCCGGGCCGCCCCAGAATGGAACCAGATCTCCCCGTCCGCGTGACAGGAGGAGGGATGCTGCCGCGCGCGGATGAGCCATTCTGGGCGGCGTTTGAAGCCCCCGCCATCTTGTCGGTCGTGCTCCCAACGTCCAGAGTGGTGCCTTGCCCGGTGGGTATCGGAAACTGGGTCAATTTGAAATCGTTGGAGGCGGACTCGAGACTGCTCTGGAGGTCGTCGAAACTGACCGAAGGCAGAAAATCGTAAGAAGTTGCCGAGTCTCCTACTTCATTCGTAGCGCCATTCCGAccgaaagaaaagagagaagggtTGTTGGCCG
This genomic interval carries:
- a CDS encoding Dual specificity protein kinase pom1; this translates as MIREHRIPAGPRPANQSPTRLNRGIPDSRTDSPSKGSLASAPMLSASSANNPSLFSFGRNGATNEVGDSATSYDFLPSVSFDDLQSSLESASNDFKLTQFPIPTGQGTTLDVGSTTDKMAGASNAAQNGSSARGSIPPPVTRTGRSGSILGRPGTSSRQPSISSTASGPSSVADASTGPSSARPRRQSHYPPVSNTNIAKPPRKSIGSGVVETDFGSRTAQRRRPSLMANTGGATDLTRASIDAGAGVGFETPRNLANSRATKAKSMHQPLPRANTANLSTPDSTRLSTISPRSPRGGSKGNNSGSTQSRRQSVMPGMPHASHASGLGARTISPTDTRRMKRMSMHQPPSLNQAANAPPPPPLEHREHREHSRSPSMIPRKASATPSSSRTTPDINRKSYSSGLSITSTNSFNTVRTSTGSIQPRVPAAGGASRLPAPKSSTTHNHNSHSAEDEEEVPPVPAIPKAYESPQHSATEASFLDKRKANLAADASSINSNSTGSFSIPSLPEPAVTVSRKASTRKSTNAAALDAEKKGNVSSQSRRNPQPVRLPPITVGPLNPSTSAKIAALGQNGPDRNLSPPPSRIIAKTPTTPMTASKSSFFSRNRTDEKSDVPNLRSNSTVYHTRLDSASGAEGTSSSESFAAVPVPVPFKPTRKPSVSPFLSSSVPKPGADPAFLKRSQTGDLGSTTEPLEVKPHLKPSGPRAQRAVKGKSPTPPVSDPEEPPTPSSMSSLRRKLSLSWKRNTSKSDSKANTSEKVVERSISKEQMPPPRLPISATVGNLSSAKNSPSPSVKANNSYLESRRRKSSAASLGHDRTKSENWTSASVPKTPSDSHPHNPSVMQKILRPKASTTTMRQHDPWTAELDKDDLVAEDEMKKMGSRRKETEIAARTLDALRKRATPKERVGAQEAIRIAMLNIYERGEIVDYNDIYFCGTQNARKVVGDLQSDAPNFGYDDERGDYTIVPGDHLAYRYEIIDILGKGSFGQVVRCIDHKTGVLVAVKIIRNKKRFHQQALVEVNILQKLREWDPKNRHSMVNFTHSFYFRGHLCISTELLDMNLYEFIKANAFRGFSLKLIRRFTKQMLSSLNLLKQHKVIHCDLKPENILLRHPLHSEIKVIDFGSSCFENEKVYTYIQSRFYRSPEVILGMTYGMPIDMWSLGCILAELYTGVPIFPGENEQEQLACIMEVFGPPEKHLIEKSTRKKLFFDSMGKPRLTVSSKGRRRRPSSKTLQQALKCDDEAFLDFLGKCLRWDPDRRLKPEEAIHHEFVSGKKVTAPLPRVSTTRDASPVKRHTVAAPRPLPEPPAAGIKNGIRSRDVSGASPHKPVSGASSRRPSVATSGTVHVATAKRTSTGQGGVTAGTSSLPRAAIRTVSAKQDLASAGATAAMSRRGL